A single window of Salvia splendens isolate huo1 chromosome 6, SspV2, whole genome shotgun sequence DNA harbors:
- the LOC121808450 gene encoding transcription factor MYB3R-1-like has translation MESDRTGNNNPSDVAKNGLQRARPLHGRTSGPTRRSTKGQWTAEEDEILRMAVQRFKGKNWKKIAECFKDRTDVQCLHRWQKVLNPELVKGPWSKEEDEVITELVNKYGPKKWSTIASHLPGRIGKQCRERWHNHLNPNINKEAWTQDEELTLIRAHQIYGNKWAELTKFLPGRTDNSIKNHWNSSVKKKLDMYLASGLLSQFQGQPLVNHPNQSEPSSSSKAQQSSEDNSVVRSRIEAEEASECSQGSNIASMSQPTSNPVVHPVGDCRITEESSSIQYPEDYRPAFQEAAFSIPEAPCELSDKFLEHDFSLDWGALAGKDWQLNPNELPYMSLLDLGQESPGMFVVTSSSGRNSNHEELFQQESHMPLGTYTSMVNMAVDADATNMVSTLDCRMVYTEADQGGCCPSEVINQIDSLLHSSTLLFPENGAFASQSCYTPSDTLGPSFPQCVPFPIQLPSADGQHMFGTHPNKYSISHADQEANPPSTHGFIYPPESDHLQCEDNFVEEKGTPILVSVNDFVLTSSNDSQGCSFVDKDTKTEEQKDSGSLFYEPPRFPSLDIPFFSCDLIQSGSDMHQEYSPLGIRQLMLSSMTPFKLWDSPTRDDSPDAILKSAAKTFTGTPSILKKRHRDLVSPLSEKRGEKKLEGPRNQESFSNMNSGFPRLEFMFDECKEKKGQLLSLSPNRRNFEVSCMEKENAAPASGQEQNEGNKSIVTSERDTAEGSTNNGSGCSNSMTKNAEKDLTVSANESSGILLEHDVNDLLFFSPDRFIMKNDRTVGSSARALAKQSSRRLDAVSKHGAVLTSSDACFSVLCSPRLGSKNRTNLFRTTSLQSSSPSAKKVEASGKGLANENNMFAETPPSIWKSPWFINNFGPGPKVDTDISIEDIGYFLTPGDGSYDAIGLMKQLGEQTAGAFADAQKVLGDETPETIMKGKCVTNPDGEKEHNHNPCSASSFMSERRTLDFSECGTPGKESARFSSSTSLSSPSSYLLKSCR, from the exons ATGGAAAGTGATAGGACAGGCAACAATAACCCTTCAGATGTTGCAAAAAATGGTCTGCAAAGAGCTCGACCTTTACATGG GAGAACCAGTGGCCCAACACGTCGTTCGACGAAGGGGCAATGGACTGCAGAAGAG GATGAGATATTGCGAATGGCTGTTCAACGCTTCAAAGGGAAAAATTGGAAGAAGATAG CGGAGTGTTTCAAGGACAGAACAGATGTTCAGTGCCTCCATAGATGGCAGAAAGTTCTTAATCCTGAACTTGTGAAAGGTCCATGGTCGAAAGAG gaggatgaagtTATAACTGAATTGGTCAACAAATATGGTCCCAAAAAGTGGTCTACGATCGCAAGTCATCTTCCTGGGCGTATAGGGAAGCAATGTCGTGAAAG GTGGCACAATCATCTTAATCCCAACATCAATAAGGAAGCTTGGACACAGGATGAGGAATTAACATTGATCCGTGCCCATCAAATTTATGGAAACAAATGGGCGGAGTTAACTAAGTTCTTGCCTGGAAG AACCGACAATTCTATCAAAAACCATTGGAATAGTTCTGTCAAGAAGAAATTGGACATGTATTTAGCTTCAGGATTACTTTCACAGTTCCAAGGTCAGCCTCTTGTGAATCATCCTAACCAGTCAGAACCTTCCTCCTCTTCAAAAGCACAACAAAGCAGTGAAGACAACAGTGTTGTTCGAAGCAGAATAGAAGCAGAGGAAGCCTCCGAATGCAGTCAGGGCTCTAACATTGCTAGTATGTCTCAACCTACAAGCAACCCAGTTGTACATCCTGTAGGGGACTGCAGAATAACTGAAGAATCAAGTTCAATTCAGTATCCTGAAGATTATCGTCCTGCGTTTCAAGAAGCAGCATTTTCTATACCAGAAGCACCTTGTGAACTGAGTGACAAGTTTCTTGAGCATGATTTCTCTCTAGATTGGGGTGCCTTAGCGGGGAAAGATTGGCAACTAAATCCAAATGAACTACCGTACATGTCTTTGCTAGATCTAGGGCAAGAGTCCCCTGGAATGTTCGTCGTAACATCTTCAAGTGGCCGGAATAGTAATCATGAAGAACTCTTTCAGCAAGAGTCTCATATGCCATTAGGGACGTATACCTCCATGGTGAACATGGCTGTAGATGCTGATGCCACAAATATGGTCTCTACTTTAGACTGCAGGATGGTTTACACCGAGGCTGATCAAGGTGGATGCTGTCCCTCTGAAGTTATAAACCAAATTGATTCATTGCTCCATTCTTCAACTCTCCTGTTTCCTGAAAATGGGGCTTTTGCTTCACAATCTTGTTATACACCTTCTGATACGCTGGGTCCTTCATTTCCTCAATGTGTTCCCTTCCCTATACAACTTCCCTCTGCTGATGGTCAGCACATGTTTGGCACTCATCCAAATAAGTACAGTATTTCACATGCAGATCAGGAAGCTAATCCACCAAGTACACATGGCTTCATATATCCCCCAGAGTCTGATCACTTGCAATGTGAAGATAATTTTGTTGAGGAAAAGGGAACACCGATACTAGTTTCAGTTAATGATTTTGTCTTGACATCCTCAAATGATTCTCAAGGTTGTTCTTTTGTGGACAAAGATACTAAAACTGAAGAACAAAAGGATTCTGGATCTTTATTCTACGAGCCCCCACGTTTTCCTAGCTTGGACATACCATTCTTCAGTTGTGATCTTATACAATCAGGTAGCGATATGCATCAAGAGTACAGCCCACTTGGCATCCGCCAACTTATGTTATCTAGCATGACCCCATTCAAACTGTGGGATTCGCCAACCAGAGATGACAGCCCTGATGCTATTCTCAAAAGTGCTGCCAAAACTTTTACAGGGACGCCGTCAATATTGAAGAAAAGACACCGTGACTTGGTGTCTCCTTTGTCCGAAAAGAGAGGTGAGAAGAAGCTTGAAGGTCCTAGAAACCAAGAATCATTTTCGAATATGAACAGTGGTTTTCCCCGGTTAGAGTTTATGTTTGATGAATGTAAAGAGAAAAAAGGACAGCTGCTTTCGCTATCGCCAAACAGAAGAAACTTTGAAGTGTCTTGTATGGAAAAAGAAAACGCAGCTCCTGCTTCTGGACAGGAACAAAATGAAGGCAATAAAAGCATTGTCACTTCAGAAAGAGATACAGCAGAAGGATCTACTAACAATGGCAGTGGTTGTTCGAACAGTATGACTAAGAATGCAGAAAAAGACTTGACTGTATCA GCGAATGAGTCTTCTGGAATACTTCTCGAACATGATGTGAATGACCTGCTATTCTTTTCTCCTGACCGTTTCATAATGAAGAATGATAGAACTGTTGGTTCAAGTGCTAGAGCCCTTGCAAAACAGTCTTCACGAAGATTAGATGCTGTGTCAAAACATGGGGCCGTTTTAACTTCCTCAGATGCATGCTTTTCCGTCCTGTGTTCTCCTCGACTGGGTTCAAAGAACAGGACTAATTTGTTTAGAACTACCTCTCTGCAATCCTCGAGTCCTTCAGCGAAGAAAGTTGAGGCTTCTGGCAAAGGTTTAGCCAATGAAAACAATAT GTTTGCAGAAACACCTCCTTCAATTTGGAAGTCCCCTTGGTTTATCAATAACTTCGGACCAGGCCCAAAAGTGGATACAGATATATCAATCGAG GACATTGGCTACTTCTTGACCCCGGGGGACGGAAGTTATGATGCCATTGGGTTAATGAAGCAATTAGGAGAGCAGACAGCAGGTGCGTTTGCTGATGCCCAAAAGGTTCTTGGAGATGAAACTCCTGAAACCATAATGAAGGGAAAATGTGTCACAAACCCTGACGGAGAGAAAGAGCATAACCACAATCCATGCTCTGCTTCAAGTTTCATG TCTGAGAGGCGCACACTCGATTTTAGCGAATGTGGAACACCTGGAAAAGAATCTGCAAGATTTTCAAGCAGCACCAGTTTGTCAAGCCCCTCTTCCTATCTGTTGAAGAGTTGCaggtag